A section of the Streptomyces sp. V3I8 genome encodes:
- the fahA gene encoding fumarylacetoacetase encodes MPPFDVPEGDPFGPHNLPYGVFSLNGSPEGSDQRSVGVRLGDHVLDAGAAAVALGSPYASLLARPSLNPLLAAGRTAWSDVRRALTAWVTVPAHRETVAPLFHPLSEVTLHLPFEVADYVDFYASENHARNVGRIFRPDAEDSLTPNWKHLPIGYHGRSGTVVVSGTDVVRPAGQRKAPADPAPVFGPSVRLDIEAEVGFVVGAPSAMGRPVPLADFREHVFGLCLLNDWSARDLQAWEYVPLGPFLGKSFATSVSAWITPLDALEDARIAPPARTHLLLPYLDDAAEEPGGYDLRIRVAVNGHVVSEPPFSTMYWTAAQQLAHMTVNGASLRTGDLYGSGTVSGVSERERGSLLELSWNGRDALELPSGKRTFLEDGDVVTLTAWAPGPDGTRVGLGEVSGRVTPGV; translated from the coding sequence ATGCCCCCCTTCGATGTCCCCGAGGGCGATCCCTTCGGCCCGCACAATCTTCCGTACGGCGTCTTCTCCCTGAACGGCTCTCCGGAGGGCTCCGATCAGCGGAGCGTGGGTGTCCGGTTGGGCGACCACGTCCTCGACGCGGGCGCCGCCGCGGTCGCGCTCGGCTCCCCGTACGCCTCCCTGCTCGCCCGGCCCTCGCTGAACCCGCTGCTCGCGGCCGGCCGCACGGCGTGGTCGGACGTCCGGCGGGCGCTCACCGCGTGGGTGACGGTGCCGGCCCACCGGGAGACCGTCGCGCCCCTGTTCCACCCCCTCTCCGAGGTGACCCTGCACCTCCCCTTCGAGGTCGCCGACTACGTCGACTTCTACGCCTCCGAGAACCACGCCCGGAACGTCGGCCGGATCTTCCGTCCTGACGCCGAGGACTCCCTCACCCCCAACTGGAAGCATCTGCCGATCGGTTACCACGGCCGGTCGGGCACCGTCGTGGTCTCCGGGACCGACGTCGTACGCCCCGCCGGGCAGCGCAAGGCCCCGGCCGACCCGGCGCCGGTCTTCGGCCCCTCCGTCCGGCTGGACATCGAGGCGGAGGTCGGTTTCGTCGTCGGCGCGCCCTCCGCGATGGGCAGGCCGGTGCCGCTCGCCGACTTCCGCGAGCACGTCTTCGGGCTCTGCCTCCTCAACGACTGGTCCGCCCGCGACCTCCAGGCCTGGGAGTACGTCCCCCTCGGGCCCTTCCTCGGCAAGTCCTTCGCCACGTCGGTGTCGGCGTGGATCACCCCGCTCGACGCGCTGGAGGACGCCCGGATCGCGCCGCCGGCGCGCACGCACCTCCTCCTCCCCTACCTGGACGACGCCGCCGAGGAGCCGGGCGGCTACGACCTGCGCATCCGCGTCGCCGTCAACGGTCATGTGGTGTCCGAGCCGCCGTTCTCCACCATGTACTGGACGGCCGCGCAGCAACTCGCCCACATGACGGTCAACGGGGCCTCGCTGCGCACCGGCGACCTGTACGGGTCGGGCACCGTGAGCGGGGTCTCGGAGCGTGAACGGGGCTCGCTCCTGGAGCTGAGCTGGAACGGCCGGGACGCGCTCGAACTGCCCTCCGGGAAGCGGACCTTCCTGGAGGACGGCGACGTCGTGACCCTGACCGCGTGGGCCCCCGGCCCGGACGGCACGCGGGTGGGGCTCGGCGAGGTGAGCGGACGCGTCACACCGGGCGTGTGA